From a single Microbacterium murale genomic region:
- a CDS encoding siderophore-interacting protein: MTSERPWAYSAFRVEVRGSRRLSPRFLRLTLAGESLRHFAPWGLDQRIKIVLPLSGGGIAEFGLLDEPTPHPSEWYSRWRALAEAERNVLRTYTPSAIRSEQGEIDVDFFLHEPAGPASAWAASARPGDQLVVTGPDARMGRTGYGIHWNPGEARRFLLVADETAYPAVRNILRSLAPEAHADVLLEVTDHADDVLSQDAPRNANVRVSIRGKQPETGVETAVRDWGETRGTMARDDGEFYAWLAGEAGSITRVRRYLTRDLGISKERVAFLGYWRVGGPLVG; encoded by the coding sequence ATGACATCCGAACGCCCGTGGGCCTACAGCGCCTTTCGTGTCGAGGTACGGGGGAGCCGTCGTCTGAGTCCGCGATTCCTGCGCCTCACCCTGGCAGGGGAATCACTGCGTCACTTCGCGCCCTGGGGTCTGGATCAGCGCATCAAGATCGTGCTGCCCCTCTCGGGCGGCGGCATCGCCGAGTTCGGGTTGCTCGACGAGCCCACTCCCCATCCTTCGGAGTGGTATTCGCGTTGGCGCGCACTGGCAGAAGCGGAGCGCAATGTGCTGCGCACATACACGCCGTCGGCGATCCGTTCCGAGCAGGGCGAGATCGACGTGGACTTCTTCCTTCATGAGCCCGCAGGCCCGGCTTCGGCCTGGGCCGCATCCGCACGCCCCGGTGATCAGCTGGTCGTCACAGGCCCCGACGCCCGGATGGGTCGGACCGGATACGGCATCCACTGGAACCCAGGAGAGGCCCGACGGTTCCTCCTCGTGGCCGATGAGACCGCGTATCCGGCAGTGAGGAACATCCTCCGATCTCTGGCACCCGAGGCCCATGCCGACGTGCTCCTCGAAGTCACCGATCACGCAGACGACGTGCTTTCGCAGGACGCACCGCGGAATGCGAATGTGAGGGTCTCGATCCGCGGCAAGCAACCCGAGACCGGCGTTGAGACAGCGGTACGAGACTGGGGCGAAACCCGAGGAACGATGGCACGCGACGACGGCGAGTTCTACGCGTGGCTCGCCGGTGAAGCCGGCTCGATCACTCGAGTTCGCCGCTATCTCACCCGAGACCTGGGCATCTCCAAGGAACGAGTCGCATTCCTCGGATACTGGCGCGTGGGCGGACCCCTGGTCGGCTGA
- a CDS encoding ABC transporter ATP-binding protein, with translation MPDTPAPAIATESARLAADRISLSYDRSEVISDLSVTIPPGSFTVIIGPNACGKSTLLRGLSRLLTPTRGQVILDGQTIASFPAKEVARRLGLLPQGAIAPDGITVADLVARGRYPHQNLIRQWSDADEQAIREALTATGTAELAPRPVDALSGGQRQRVWVAMVLAQQTDLLLLDEPTTYLDVAHQVDLMELFADLNAQGRTIVAVLHDLNHAARYASHVIAMRDGRILAEGTPEEVITSVRVQEVFGLANVVIPDPVTGGPLVVPLRGTPNRGER, from the coding sequence GTGCCTGATACCCCTGCCCCCGCTATCGCCACCGAGTCTGCACGCCTGGCCGCAGACCGGATCAGCCTCTCGTACGATCGCTCAGAGGTCATCAGTGATCTCTCCGTGACGATTCCGCCGGGCTCATTCACCGTGATCATCGGCCCCAACGCATGCGGAAAGTCCACGTTGCTGCGCGGCCTGTCACGTCTCCTCACGCCCACTCGCGGCCAGGTCATCCTCGATGGGCAGACGATCGCGTCCTTCCCGGCGAAGGAGGTCGCCCGGCGCCTCGGGCTGCTGCCGCAGGGTGCGATCGCCCCGGACGGCATCACCGTCGCTGACCTCGTCGCTCGCGGCCGGTATCCGCATCAGAACCTGATCCGCCAGTGGTCGGATGCCGACGAACAGGCGATCCGAGAGGCTCTGACGGCCACTGGCACCGCCGAGCTGGCACCGCGGCCGGTGGATGCGCTCTCGGGCGGCCAACGCCAGCGGGTCTGGGTGGCCATGGTTCTCGCGCAACAGACGGACCTGCTCCTGCTCGACGAACCGACCACATACCTGGATGTCGCCCACCAGGTCGATCTCATGGAATTGTTCGCCGATCTGAATGCGCAGGGCCGCACCATCGTCGCCGTGCTGCACGACCTCAACCACGCGGCCCGCTACGCCAGCCATGTCATCGCCATGCGAGACGGACGCATCCTCGCCGAAGGAACCCCGGAAGAAGTCATCACCAGCGTGCGAGTACAGGAGGTGTTCGGACTCGCGAACGTCGTCATTCCGGATCCTGTCACCGGCGGACCGTTGGTGGTTCCCCTGCGCGGAACGCCGAATCGAGGGGAGCGGTGA
- a CDS encoding FecCD family ABC transporter permease — protein MPWSARWSSTGDCLVPSPAIGLGALLAIAGALFQTVTRNPLASPDILGLSNGAFTGMLLALVFVSASWPVRTIGALAGGILTAAAIWLLAYRGGVQGFRLIVIGIGVSAILASLNTWMLLQIELETAMFASAWGTGTLNGVKAAPLAGALLCSLPFAAAAFLLVPRLRQLDLGDDMAAATGVRPNIVRTLSLLIGVALVAAATSIAGPVAFVSLAAPQIARLVARTPHLSLTLSALLGALLLLGSDLVAQHVLPVTLPVGVVTVSVGGAYLVLMIILEIRRRA, from the coding sequence ATGCCATGGAGCGCACGGTGGTCATCGACTGGCGATTGCCTCGTACCCTCGCCCGCGATCGGTCTCGGCGCGCTGCTGGCCATCGCCGGAGCACTGTTCCAGACGGTGACCCGCAACCCGCTCGCCAGCCCCGACATCCTGGGCCTGTCGAACGGAGCGTTCACCGGAATGCTCCTCGCGCTCGTCTTCGTCTCGGCCAGTTGGCCCGTCCGGACGATCGGCGCCCTGGCGGGAGGGATCCTCACCGCAGCAGCCATCTGGCTGTTGGCCTATCGCGGAGGTGTCCAGGGATTCCGCCTCATCGTGATCGGGATCGGCGTCTCGGCGATCCTGGCGTCTTTGAACACCTGGATGCTGTTGCAGATCGAGCTGGAGACCGCGATGTTCGCCTCCGCGTGGGGTACCGGAACCCTCAACGGTGTGAAGGCCGCGCCCCTGGCCGGCGCACTGCTGTGCTCTCTCCCTTTCGCCGCAGCCGCCTTCCTGCTCGTTCCGCGGTTGAGGCAACTCGATCTCGGTGATGATATGGCGGCGGCGACCGGCGTCCGGCCGAACATCGTCCGCACGCTTTCACTGCTCATCGGCGTCGCCCTCGTGGCAGCCGCCACGAGCATCGCGGGACCGGTCGCCTTCGTCTCCCTCGCCGCACCGCAGATTGCGCGGCTTGTGGCGCGCACGCCTCATCTGTCGCTCACTCTGTCCGCCCTGCTCGGCGCACTGCTCCTGCTCGGTTCCGATCTCGTCGCCCAGCATGTGCTGCCGGTGACTCTGCCTGTCGGCGTCGTCACCGTCTCCGTCGGCGGCGCCTATCTCGTCCTCATGATCATCCTGGAGATCCGCCGTCGTGCCTGA
- a CDS encoding FecCD family ABC transporter permease translates to MTAVTVAAPGGAAPPSRTGRGRASWGVLLLLLALTLALVLSLAVGANTLSPQTVLETLRGEGTAETDYIVFDLRIPRTVAGLAAGAALGVAGALIQAFTRNPLADPGILGVNAGAALAIAIGVAFLGLRDVSAFVWLAFLGAFVVTVAVYFIGSSGRGAADPIRLTLAGVALGAVFAGITTGLTLSNPEAFESMRSWNAGSLLGRGLDVILPVLPFIGIGLAVAFVLTPGLNALALGDDVARAQGANVAGIRVGVIVAVTLLAGAATALAGPISFVGLMVPHIVRWLFGVDQRVIVPLSAVLAPVMVVLADVLGRVIIAPAEIPVGIVTAFVGAPVLILLARRRKASAL, encoded by the coding sequence TTGACTGCTGTCACGGTGGCGGCGCCAGGCGGAGCCGCACCTCCGTCGCGCACGGGGCGAGGCCGCGCGTCGTGGGGAGTGCTCCTCCTGCTTCTCGCCCTGACGCTCGCGCTGGTGCTCTCATTGGCGGTCGGCGCCAACACTCTCTCGCCGCAGACGGTTCTGGAGACGCTGCGTGGAGAAGGCACGGCCGAGACCGACTACATCGTCTTCGATCTGCGGATCCCGCGTACCGTCGCGGGTCTCGCCGCAGGTGCCGCTCTGGGAGTCGCCGGCGCGCTCATCCAGGCCTTCACGCGCAACCCTCTTGCCGACCCCGGAATCCTGGGGGTGAACGCGGGTGCGGCACTCGCGATCGCGATCGGGGTGGCGTTCCTGGGCCTGCGCGACGTCTCCGCCTTCGTGTGGCTCGCCTTCCTCGGTGCTTTCGTCGTCACTGTCGCGGTCTACTTCATCGGCTCCTCAGGGCGTGGTGCAGCGGACCCGATTCGGCTCACTCTCGCCGGTGTGGCATTGGGGGCGGTGTTCGCCGGCATCACCACGGGTTTGACGCTGAGCAACCCGGAGGCCTTCGAGTCGATGCGCAGCTGGAATGCCGGCTCACTGCTGGGTCGTGGGCTCGATGTCATCCTTCCCGTGCTTCCGTTCATCGGCATAGGTCTTGCCGTCGCGTTCGTTCTCACGCCGGGGCTGAACGCACTCGCTCTCGGCGATGATGTCGCCCGTGCCCAGGGCGCGAACGTCGCGGGCATCCGAGTCGGAGTGATCGTGGCGGTCACCCTCCTCGCCGGGGCGGCGACGGCGCTGGCCGGCCCCATCTCCTTCGTGGGTCTCATGGTGCCGCATATCGTGCGGTGGCTGTTCGGCGTCGATCAGCGCGTGATCGTTCCGCTCTCGGCCGTGCTCGCTCCGGTCATGGTGGTTCTTGCGGATGTTCTCGGCAGGGTGATCATCGCCCCGGCGGAGATCCCGGTCGGAATCGTCACCGCGTTCGTCGGTGCCCCGGTCCTGATCCTGCTCGCGCGACGCCGGAAGGCGAGTGCACTGTGA
- a CDS encoding ABC transporter substrate-binding protein produces MPSHHSRRALVLIAASTSALLMLAGCSSDSSVAKETPGESAATHEVEHARGVAEVPSDPQRVITLEPLELDTAVALGVTPVGAAVASNVSGIPSYLDAEGIEPVGTVPEPDLEAIAALKPDLILGTEARHSGLYEQLAAIAPTVFIATHADPWRENALLIGEALSREDDVEDLLMTVDDRCGELAGEFDVDGETVQLIRPRDETTLSLYGPVSFAGSLLECVGFTIPERDWADGLQADISPENILDAQADHVFVTTTDVADESTVPAAITQNADAFASVTLVDTGYWVSGVGPKGAQAVLDDIEQFLEETR; encoded by the coding sequence ATGCCCTCCCATCACTCCCGTCGCGCGCTCGTTCTGATTGCGGCGTCGACCTCAGCTCTGCTGATGCTCGCCGGGTGCTCGTCCGATTCGTCCGTTGCGAAGGAAACCCCAGGGGAGAGCGCCGCGACCCACGAGGTCGAGCATGCGCGCGGCGTCGCCGAGGTTCCCTCCGATCCGCAGCGCGTCATCACGCTTGAGCCCCTCGAGCTGGATACTGCTGTCGCGCTGGGAGTGACTCCGGTGGGTGCAGCGGTTGCGAGCAACGTCTCCGGCATCCCGTCGTATCTGGATGCTGAGGGCATCGAGCCGGTGGGAACCGTCCCCGAGCCCGACCTCGAGGCGATTGCAGCGTTGAAGCCCGACCTGATTCTCGGAACTGAGGCGCGTCACTCGGGGCTGTACGAGCAGCTCGCGGCCATTGCGCCGACTGTGTTCATCGCGACTCACGCCGACCCCTGGCGTGAGAATGCTCTCCTCATCGGCGAAGCGCTCAGCCGTGAGGATGACGTGGAAGATCTTCTGATGACAGTGGACGACCGCTGCGGGGAGCTGGCGGGGGAGTTCGACGTCGACGGCGAGACCGTCCAGCTGATCCGCCCCCGCGACGAGACGACGCTGAGCCTCTATGGCCCCGTCTCCTTCGCGGGCAGCCTGCTCGAGTGTGTCGGATTCACGATTCCCGAGCGGGACTGGGCTGATGGTCTGCAGGCCGACATCTCCCCGGAGAACATCCTGGACGCTCAGGCCGACCACGTATTCGTCACGACCACCGATGTCGCCGACGAATCGACCGTGCCTGCCGCGATCACGCAGAACGCAGATGCCTTCGCGTCTGTCACGCTCGTCGACACCGGTTACTGGGTCTCCGGTGTCGGTCCGAAGGGTGCGCAGGCGGTGCTCGACGACATCGAGCAGTTCCTCGAAGAGACTCGTTGA
- a CDS encoding DnaJ family domain-containing protein — MAEQDSVPPLRFCNPAAFAFDTEVAIALIADMQIRRAIERGEFDDLPGSGKPLELPDHHDPDWWLKNLMKREGMAVLPPSIQLRKEDAVLDEQLDQLSNEAAVRTEIEQFNERVIRARYQLPAGPPLITMPRDVETTVAAWADRRAARAEAARKKVREETGVDERSRRRLFGRRSRPSPHLGPEV, encoded by the coding sequence ATGGCAGAACAGGATTCGGTACCGCCCCTCCGGTTCTGCAACCCTGCTGCCTTCGCGTTCGATACAGAGGTGGCGATTGCGCTGATCGCCGACATGCAGATACGCAGGGCGATCGAACGAGGCGAATTCGATGACCTGCCCGGGAGTGGCAAGCCTCTCGAGCTTCCCGATCACCATGATCCTGATTGGTGGCTCAAGAACCTCATGAAACGAGAGGGGATGGCGGTGCTGCCGCCATCCATCCAGCTGCGCAAGGAGGACGCCGTGCTGGACGAGCAGCTCGACCAGCTATCGAACGAGGCGGCTGTGCGGACCGAGATCGAGCAGTTCAACGAGCGGGTGATCCGTGCCCGCTACCAGCTCCCGGCCGGTCCGCCTCTGATCACCATGCCCCGTGACGTCGAAACCACGGTTGCCGCCTGGGCTGATCGCCGGGCGGCACGAGCTGAGGCCGCCCGCAAGAAGGTACGTGAAGAGACCGGAGTGGACGAGCGCAGCCGACGTCGCCTCTTCGGTAGACGTAGTCGTCCATCGCCGCATCTGGGACCCGAGGTATAG
- a CDS encoding TetR/AcrR family transcriptional regulator, whose amino-acid sequence MPKQVDHRERRESIARALWRIVDQQGWARATMREVAREAGVSLGQLQHYFVSRAEMLTFAMEHAAEQTSDRVEQHLDSLDQPPHPREVLRVVLTELLPLQPDARATSRMNAAYVLEAMHDPTLQRQIGIGLRDGRAMIESLIRQAMEHGQIPPDRDPKIETDLILALTGFATLLELNVVEPQEALAAIDQHLDRLFRAES is encoded by the coding sequence ATGCCGAAGCAGGTTGACCACCGAGAGCGACGTGAATCGATCGCCCGAGCACTGTGGAGGATCGTCGACCAGCAGGGCTGGGCACGAGCGACCATGCGCGAGGTTGCCCGCGAAGCGGGGGTCTCGCTGGGACAACTGCAGCACTACTTCGTCTCGCGCGCGGAGATGTTGACCTTCGCGATGGAGCATGCGGCGGAGCAGACCTCCGACCGAGTCGAGCAACATCTCGATTCGCTCGACCAACCTCCGCATCCTCGCGAAGTGCTGCGGGTGGTTCTGACCGAACTGCTCCCCCTCCAACCCGACGCTCGGGCCACCAGCCGCATGAACGCGGCCTACGTCCTTGAAGCGATGCACGACCCGACGCTGCAGCGGCAGATCGGCATCGGACTACGCGATGGACGCGCGATGATCGAGAGTCTCATCCGCCAGGCGATGGAGCATGGGCAGATCCCCCCGGACCGTGACCCGAAGATTGAAACAGATCTCATTCTTGCGCTGACCGGTTTCGCAACCCTTCTCGAACTCAACGTTGTCGAACCGCAAGAGGCGCTCGCGGCCATCGATCAGCACCTCGACCGACTTTTTCGTGCCGAGTCATGA
- a CDS encoding TetR/AcrR family transcriptional regulator, producing MAGKDESAGDARAQPRRQARGQQRIELILHAAAAVFARDGYDSATTNAIAAEAGISPGSLYQYFKNKGDIAHALAEHYALKLTALRGEVFATDRVVDTSLPELVDTVLGPLMAFNLAHPGFKAIFSRTDMPAGLREAVAPIQASIHQSVAHLLGLVLSDHQPADVARIATVVIQLVRGMVPLITDATGAERDALMAELRSVLLSYVRQQLS from the coding sequence ATGGCGGGCAAGGATGAAAGCGCAGGGGATGCGCGGGCTCAGCCCCGTAGGCAGGCTCGAGGCCAACAGCGCATTGAGCTGATCCTGCACGCGGCCGCAGCGGTATTCGCCAGAGATGGCTACGATTCGGCTACGACCAACGCGATCGCTGCGGAGGCCGGCATCTCACCTGGCTCGCTCTACCAGTACTTCAAGAACAAGGGCGACATCGCCCACGCGCTTGCCGAGCACTACGCACTGAAGCTGACGGCGCTGCGCGGCGAAGTGTTCGCGACCGACAGAGTCGTCGACACCAGTCTCCCCGAGCTCGTCGATACTGTGCTGGGGCCGCTGATGGCCTTCAATCTCGCCCACCCGGGCTTCAAGGCGATCTTCTCCAGGACGGATATGCCGGCCGGCCTCCGAGAAGCCGTCGCCCCGATCCAGGCCAGCATCCATCAGAGCGTCGCTCACCTCCTCGGTCTGGTCCTGTCCGACCATCAACCGGCCGACGTCGCACGCATTGCGACCGTGGTGATTCAACTTGTTCGCGGCATGGTGCCGCTGATCACGGATGCCACGGGAGCAGAACGAGACGCCCTGATGGCCGAGCTTCGCAGCGTTCTCCTCAGTTACGTGCGCCAGCAGCTCTCCTGA
- a CDS encoding MMPL family transporter: MTSLPPPATALERLGDLSYRRRWPVLIVALIVLAGLAAVAAGALSSFVLNRWEAAGTESVAAQEVLRDEFATGNSNLILLVTAAGGDVDDPVVTASATAVADELAEEEAVNEVWSYWSLGGDTTLRSEDGASAMVLAHVTGDATEARAAIAEYIPAYTRDDGAITVRVAGAEAASTQISAQATQDFLRAEVIIIPLMLVLLIFIYRRVSSALLTLGIGLFSVVATLAGLRALTSVVEIASFASNIVLVMGIGLGVDYSLFVISRFREALGRGSSVRLALRETLNTAGRTVVFSGLTVAASVAVLLALPFPFLRSFAYAGVLTVITAAVGALVILPAALAVIGERAARRGVTVPESKPPEQGGWYRVGARVMRRPILWGGGALVALLALASPAIGLQIGVPDVRVLAQGASVRDTYDQLRDDFTTEANDAIQVIETGGASPTDADLGAYAAELSSVDGIAQVNSSVGVYSEGARIAAGDDRLTSRDTARLDVIPTRDALYGTGGDRLVADIRALDSPFETFLVGGYPAQLADFREALLERLPLIAGLILAVTFVLLFLLTGSLLLPLKATVLNLLSIGVMFGVLTTVFQNGFLADVIGFTPVGSLDPAFPILMFCVVYGLSMDYEVFMISRIREEYERTGDNQRAVLVGLQRSAPLITAAALTLAVSFGVYATSSVMYLQMVGIGVAVAIIVDATVIRGILVPSFMRLAGRANWWAPAFLTPIFRRFGLREEPVGTFDARPPAMVKRIAKAR, translated from the coding sequence ATGACCAGCCTCCCGCCCCCAGCCACTGCCCTCGAGCGCCTCGGTGACCTGAGCTACCGACGGCGGTGGCCGGTGCTGATCGTCGCACTGATCGTGCTCGCCGGCCTTGCGGCCGTCGCCGCCGGCGCACTTTCGTCCTTCGTGCTCAACCGCTGGGAGGCCGCCGGCACCGAGTCGGTGGCGGCGCAGGAGGTTCTGCGCGACGAGTTCGCCACCGGCAACTCGAATCTGATCCTCCTCGTCACCGCCGCTGGCGGCGACGTGGACGATCCCGTCGTCACTGCCTCCGCGACCGCGGTCGCCGACGAACTCGCCGAGGAGGAAGCGGTGAACGAGGTGTGGTCGTACTGGTCGCTCGGCGGCGATACGACTCTCCGCAGCGAGGACGGCGCGTCGGCCATGGTCCTGGCGCACGTCACCGGCGATGCGACCGAAGCCCGCGCAGCAATCGCCGAATACATACCCGCTTACACGCGAGACGACGGTGCGATCACCGTTCGGGTCGCGGGTGCGGAGGCTGCATCCACGCAGATCAGTGCGCAGGCAACGCAAGACTTCCTCCGAGCCGAAGTCATCATCATCCCGCTCATGCTCGTGCTGCTGATCTTCATCTACCGCCGCGTGAGCTCTGCGCTGCTGACCCTCGGAATCGGCCTCTTCTCGGTCGTTGCCACTCTCGCAGGACTGCGTGCTCTGACTTCCGTTGTCGAGATCGCCAGCTTCGCCTCCAACATCGTGCTCGTCATGGGGATCGGACTCGGCGTCGACTACAGCTTGTTCGTCATCTCTCGCTTCCGGGAAGCGCTCGGCCGCGGCTCAAGCGTCCGTCTCGCCCTTCGGGAGACTCTGAACACGGCGGGGCGCACTGTCGTGTTCAGCGGACTGACGGTCGCAGCATCGGTCGCCGTGCTGCTCGCACTGCCCTTCCCGTTTCTGCGCTCCTTCGCCTATGCCGGTGTACTCACAGTCATCACCGCCGCCGTCGGCGCGCTCGTGATCCTGCCCGCCGCACTCGCCGTCATCGGCGAGCGCGCGGCCCGGCGCGGCGTCACGGTTCCGGAATCGAAGCCTCCGGAACAGGGAGGCTGGTACCGGGTAGGTGCGCGGGTCATGCGCCGTCCGATCCTGTGGGGCGGCGGCGCACTGGTCGCACTACTCGCCTTGGCGTCACCAGCCATCGGTCTGCAGATCGGGGTGCCCGACGTTCGCGTGCTCGCTCAGGGCGCCTCCGTGCGCGACACATACGATCAGCTCCGCGACGACTTCACCACCGAAGCCAACGACGCCATCCAGGTGATCGAGACCGGCGGCGCATCGCCGACTGATGCCGATCTGGGGGCATACGCTGCCGAGCTATCCAGTGTCGACGGCATCGCGCAGGTGAACTCCTCTGTCGGCGTGTACTCCGAGGGCGCCCGAATCGCTGCGGGAGATGATCGACTGACATCCCGCGACACCGCACGACTCGATGTGATCCCGACCCGGGACGCTTTGTACGGCACCGGTGGCGACCGTCTCGTCGCCGATATCCGCGCGCTCGACAGCCCCTTCGAGACCTTCCTCGTCGGTGGCTACCCTGCTCAGCTCGCCGACTTCCGTGAGGCTCTGCTCGAGCGGCTGCCCCTCATCGCCGGGCTCATCCTCGCCGTCACGTTCGTGCTGTTGTTCCTGCTGACCGGCAGCCTCCTCCTACCGCTCAAGGCGACGGTGCTGAACCTCCTCAGCATCGGCGTGATGTTCGGTGTCCTCACTACGGTGTTCCAGAACGGTTTCCTCGCCGATGTGATCGGGTTCACTCCCGTGGGAAGCCTTGACCCGGCATTCCCGATCCTCATGTTCTGCGTCGTCTACGGACTCTCCATGGACTATGAAGTCTTCATGATCTCCCGCATCCGCGAAGAGTACGAACGCACCGGCGACAACCAACGCGCCGTGCTTGTCGGACTCCAACGCAGCGCACCCCTCATCACCGCGGCCGCACTCACTCTGGCCGTGTCGTTCGGTGTCTACGCCACCAGCTCCGTGATGTACCTCCAGATGGTCGGCATCGGCGTCGCGGTCGCGATCATCGTCGACGCGACCGTCATCCGCGGCATCCTCGTCCCGTCATTCATGCGACTCGCTGGACGGGCCAACTGGTGGGCCCCCGCCTTCCTCACCCCGATCTTTCGGCGGTTCGGTCTTCGCGAAGAGCCGGTCGGCACGTTCGACGCGCGACCTCCGGCGATGGTGAAGCGGATCGCGAAGGCGCGCTGA
- a CDS encoding endonuclease/exonuclease/phosphatase family protein has product MSESTGRRVRIYTHNIYARRAGWEDRREVLARGVVSLRPDIVLFQEEVWSSDYDQTRDLVPSDWNVVHSAARSAQESSGISIASRWPMTLIEEVDLTEGGPPIDEFAWAALIVRVTSPIGDLVIVNHFPDAAVDRESERERQAVVVARRVAATCDPDIPVVLGGDLDAEPHASSLRFLTGLQSLAGESTSYQRAWDAVHPFEPCVTIDPVRNPLTAGMRNWPYRQIDHLLVRSGLDGLAALQIETCSLVHDEPVDGVWASDHFGLFIELTSI; this is encoded by the coding sequence ATGTCAGAGTCGACTGGTCGCCGTGTGCGGATCTACACTCACAACATCTATGCGCGACGGGCCGGCTGGGAAGATCGTCGGGAAGTTCTCGCACGCGGTGTCGTCAGCCTGCGACCCGACATCGTTCTGTTTCAGGAGGAGGTCTGGTCTTCCGACTACGATCAGACCCGCGATCTGGTGCCGTCGGACTGGAACGTCGTGCATTCGGCAGCCAGATCAGCCCAGGAGTCCAGTGGGATCTCGATTGCGAGCCGGTGGCCGATGACATTGATCGAGGAGGTCGATCTCACTGAGGGCGGTCCACCGATCGATGAGTTCGCGTGGGCTGCGTTGATCGTTCGCGTGACATCGCCCATCGGAGACCTTGTGATCGTGAATCACTTCCCCGACGCCGCCGTGGATCGCGAGAGCGAGCGGGAACGGCAGGCCGTCGTCGTCGCGCGCAGGGTCGCGGCCACGTGCGATCCCGACATTCCGGTGGTGCTGGGCGGTGATCTCGACGCCGAACCGCACGCGAGCAGCCTGCGGTTCCTCACCGGGCTTCAGTCGCTCGCCGGGGAGAGCACGTCGTATCAGCGGGCATGGGATGCGGTCCATCCGTTCGAGCCGTGTGTGACGATCGATCCGGTCCGCAATCCGTTGACGGCGGGAATGCGCAACTGGCCGTACCGGCAGATCGATCACCTCCTCGTGCGAAGTGGACTTGACGGGCTTGCGGCCTTGCAGATCGAGACATGCTCCCTGGTCCACGATGAGCCGGTGGACGGGGTTTGGGCGAGCGACCACTTCGGCCTCTTCATCGAGTTGACGTCAATCTGA
- a CDS encoding response regulator transcription factor, with translation MRILVVDDEVRLADGVRRGLEAEGFAVDVAHNGVDGLWRARETRYDAIVLDLMMPGMSGWKVCEALRAEENWTPVLMLTAKDGEWDQVEALETGADDYVTKPFSFAILVARLRALVRRGAVARPAILEAGDLRLDPAAHRVWRGESVVTLTAREFSVLEYLMRHRGQVLSKRALIDGVWDDDFDGDPNIVEVYVGHLRRKLDKPFGREAIETIRGAGYRLAADGG, from the coding sequence ATGCGGATCCTGGTGGTGGACGACGAGGTGCGCCTGGCCGACGGTGTGCGCCGCGGTCTCGAGGCCGAGGGGTTCGCCGTCGATGTCGCACACAACGGCGTCGACGGACTCTGGCGGGCGCGGGAGACGCGCTACGACGCGATCGTGCTCGACCTGATGATGCCGGGCATGAGCGGGTGGAAGGTGTGCGAGGCGCTGCGCGCCGAGGAGAACTGGACACCTGTGCTGATGCTCACCGCGAAGGACGGCGAGTGGGATCAGGTCGAGGCGCTGGAGACCGGGGCCGACGACTACGTCACGAAGCCGTTCTCGTTCGCGATCCTGGTGGCACGCCTGCGCGCGCTCGTCCGCCGCGGCGCCGTCGCGCGCCCGGCGATTCTGGAAGCGGGCGATCTGCGGCTCGACCCCGCCGCGCACCGCGTCTGGCGCGGCGAGAGCGTCGTCACGCTGACCGCGCGGGAGTTCTCCGTACTGGAGTACCTGATGCGCCATCGCGGCCAGGTGCTGTCGAAGCGCGCCCTCATCGACGGCGTCTGGGACGACGACTTCGACGGTGACCCGAACATCGTCGAGGTGTACGTCGGGCACCTTCGCCGCAAGCTCGACAAGCCGTTCGGCCGCGAGGCGATCGAGACCATCCGCGGTGCGGGCTACCGGCTGGCGGCAGACGGTGGCTAG